In Coregonus clupeaformis isolate EN_2021a chromosome 7, ASM2061545v1, whole genome shotgun sequence, one genomic interval encodes:
- the LOC121569266 gene encoding N-alpha-acetyltransferase 50 isoform X2: protein MKGRIELGDVTPHNIKQLKRLNQVIFPVSYNDKFYKDVLEVGELAKLAYFNDIAVGAVCCRVDHSQNQKRLYIMTLGCLAPYRRLGIGTKMLNHVLNICEKDGTFDNIYLHVQISNESAIDFYQKFGFEIIETKKNYYKRIEPADAHVLQKSLRSPCAPPGGELQKAE, encoded by the exons ATGAAAGG CCGGATCGAGCTGGGGGATGTTACGCCCCACAACATTAAACAGTTGAAACGCCTCAACCAGGTCATCTTTCCCGTCAGCTACAATGACAAGTTCTACAAGGACGTGCTCGAAGTGGGAGAGCTCGCCAAGCTAG CATACTTCAATGACATTGCGGTGGGGGCAGTGTGCTGCAGAGTGGACCACTCTCAGAACCAGAAGAGACTATATATCATGACATTGGGCTGCCTTGCGCCCTACCGTAGATTAGGCATAG GAACGAAGATGCTGAACCATGTGTTAAACATCTGCGAGAAGGACGGCACCTTTGACAACATTTACCT TCACGTGCAGATCAGCAACGAGTCGGCCATCGACTTCTACCAGAAGTTTGGCTTTGAGATCATCGAGACGAAAAAGAACTACTACAAGAGGATAGAGCCGGCAGACGCCCACGTGCTTCAGAAGAGCCTGCGCAGCCCGTGTGCGCCCCCTGGGGGAGAGCTGCAGAAGGCCGAGTAG
- the LOC121569266 gene encoding N-alpha-acetyltransferase 50 isoform X1, whose translation MKGSRIELGDVTPHNIKQLKRLNQVIFPVSYNDKFYKDVLEVGELAKLAYFNDIAVGAVCCRVDHSQNQKRLYIMTLGCLAPYRRLGIGTKMLNHVLNICEKDGTFDNIYLHVQISNESAIDFYQKFGFEIIETKKNYYKRIEPADAHVLQKSLRSPCAPPGGELQKAE comes from the exons ATGAAAGG TAGCCGGATCGAGCTGGGGGATGTTACGCCCCACAACATTAAACAGTTGAAACGCCTCAACCAGGTCATCTTTCCCGTCAGCTACAATGACAAGTTCTACAAGGACGTGCTCGAAGTGGGAGAGCTCGCCAAGCTAG CATACTTCAATGACATTGCGGTGGGGGCAGTGTGCTGCAGAGTGGACCACTCTCAGAACCAGAAGAGACTATATATCATGACATTGGGCTGCCTTGCGCCCTACCGTAGATTAGGCATAG GAACGAAGATGCTGAACCATGTGTTAAACATCTGCGAGAAGGACGGCACCTTTGACAACATTTACCT TCACGTGCAGATCAGCAACGAGTCGGCCATCGACTTCTACCAGAAGTTTGGCTTTGAGATCATCGAGACGAAAAAGAACTACTACAAGAGGATAGAGCCGGCAGACGCCCACGTGCTTCAGAAGAGCCTGCGCAGCCCGTGTGCGCCCCCTGGGGGAGAGCTGCAGAAGGCCGAGTAG